One window from the genome of Eucalyptus grandis isolate ANBG69807.140 chromosome 7, ASM1654582v1, whole genome shotgun sequence encodes:
- the LOC104454181 gene encoding nuclear transcription factor Y subunit B-1, protein MAEAPASPMGGGSHESGGEQSPQSGGVREQDRYLPIANISRIMKKALPANGKIAKDAKDTVQECVSEFISFITSEASDKCQKEKRKTINGDDLLWAMATLGFEEYIEPLKVYLARYRELEGDTKGSARGGDGSARKDVSGGQPGQNVQYVQQASLNQPVGYMNPQFGQQGSVNYVNAHQ, encoded by the exons ATGGCGGAAGCACCGGCGAGTCCGATGGGCGGTGGGAGCCACGAGAGCGGCGGCGAGCAGAGCCCGCAGTCGGGCGGCGTGAGGGAGCAGGATAGGTACCTGCCGATCGCGAACATCAGCCGCATCATGAAGAAGGCGCTGCCGGCCAATGGGAAGATCGCCAAGGACGCCAAGGACACTGTCCAGGAGTGCGTCTCCGAGTTTATCAGCTTCATAACCAGCGA GGCAAGTGACAAATGccaaaaggagaagagaaagacAATTAATGGTGATGACTTGTTATGGGCGATGGCAACCTTGGGGTTTGAAGAGTATATTGAGCCACTCAAGGTTTACCTGGCTAGGTATAGAGAG TTAGAG GGCGACACCAAAGGTTCTGCAAGGGGTGGAGATGGTTCAGCTCGAAAGGATGTTTCAGGAGGTCAGCCTGGTCAGAATGTCCAG TATGTTCAGCAGGCTTCATTGAATCAGCCTGTGGGCTATATGAATCcacag TTTGGTCAACAGGGCTCAGTAAATTACGTCAATGCGCATCAATGA
- the LOC104454180 gene encoding uncharacterized protein LOC104454180 isoform X1 — protein sequence MSTCRFLLSNGVISQSSDAPTVASFLETHPGAYTTTRTHNDGSCILFWGRHLNRLINSAKILLNSEPRFLFGSSWPVDASSASSMALSVWEPGIPDLVNESTRKVLPRAMRDREMGQELAITVLLSGNLESLRKSVHVGRKRVDCVLDVHVHVSAYVPPVFGAGQSGARLALVGRGRSVAAAKYSDWVRLRKPLEQLRPPSVTELLLSDDGDHILEGTITNFFIVCRKDNGEDNGKGVHSGTNVYSSLEVQTAPVSDGVLPGVLRQLVIEVCLSKGIPFREVAPSWSMHGLWEEAFITNGLRLLQHVDAILVPSEYASLESRTYKEVSWKEKQFQDGPGMITRMIQDQKEIMEKAMLEGHLLDSS from the exons ATGTCGACTTGCAGGTTCCTGCTGAGCAATGGCGTCATTTCTCAGTCCTCCGATGCTCCCACCGTCGCTTCCTTCCTCGAAACCCATCCGG GGGCGTACACGACCACTCGGACTCACAACGATGGTTCCTGCATCTTGTTCTGGGGGAGGCACCTGAACAGGCTGATCAACTCCGCGAAGATCCTGTTGAATTCGGAGCCGCGGTTTCTGTTCGGATCAAGCTGGCCTGTGGATGCGTCGTCCGCGTCGTCGATGGCCCTGTCAGTGTGGGAACCGGGCATTCCGGATTTGGTTAATGAGTCGACGAGGAAGGTGCTGCCTCGCGCGATGAGAGATAGAGAAATGGGGCAGGAATTGGCCATCACGGTTTTGCTTAGTGGGAATTTGGAGAGTTTGAGGAAATCTGTGCATGTGGGTAGAAAGAGGGTCGATTGTGTTCTCGATGTTCATGTTCATGTCAGTGCTTATGTTCCCCCTGTGTTTGGTGCTGGGCAAAGCGGCGCACGATTGGCTTTGGTGGGAAGAGGGAGGAGTGTCGCTGCCGCAAAGTATTCGGATTGGGTAAG GCTCAGGAAGCCTCTGGAGCAGTTGAGGCCTCCTTCTGTGACTGAGCTATTGCTGTCAGATGATGGTGATCATATACTTGAGGGAACTATAACTAACTTTTTCATTGTCTGCCGCAAG GACAATGGTGAAGACAATGGGAAAGGTGTGCATTCAGGGACGAATGTTTATTCCTCTCTTGAAGTGCAGACAGCTCCTGTAAGTGATGGTGTCCTTCCTGGTGTTCTAAGGCAACTTGTGATCGA AGTATGCTTGAGCAAGGGAATTCCATTTCGAGAAGTGGCACCTTCGTGGTCAATGCATGGGCTTTGGGAAGAGGCCTTTATCACGa ATGGTTTGAGGCTTCTGCAGCATGTGGATGCAATTCTAGTTCCAAGTGAATATGCGTCACTAGAATCAAGGACCTACAAAGAGGTGTCCTGGAAAGAGAAGCAGTTTCAG GATGGTCCAGGGATGATCACGAGAATGATCCAG GACCAGAAGGAGATCATGGAGAAAGCAATGTTAGAAGGGCACTTGTTGGATTCATCATGA
- the LOC104454180 gene encoding uncharacterized protein LOC104454180 isoform X2: MSTCRFLLSNGVISQSSDAPTVASFLETHPGAYTTTRTHNDGSCILFWGRHLNRLINSAKILLNSEPRFLFGSSWPVDASSASSMALSVWEPGIPDLVNESTRKVLPRAMRDREMGQELAITVLLSGNLESLRKSVHVGRKRVDCVLDVHVHVSAYVPPVFGAGQSGARLALVGRGRSVAAAKYSDWVRLRKPLEQLRPPSVTELLLSDDGDHILEGTITNFFIVCRKDNGEDNGKGVHSGTNVYSSLEVQTAPVSDGVLPGVLRQLVIEVCLSKGIPFREVAPSWSMHGLWEEAFITNGLRLLQHVDAILVPSEYASLESRTYKEVSWKEKQFQDGPGMITRMIQKEIMEKAMLEGHLLDSS, translated from the exons ATGTCGACTTGCAGGTTCCTGCTGAGCAATGGCGTCATTTCTCAGTCCTCCGATGCTCCCACCGTCGCTTCCTTCCTCGAAACCCATCCGG GGGCGTACACGACCACTCGGACTCACAACGATGGTTCCTGCATCTTGTTCTGGGGGAGGCACCTGAACAGGCTGATCAACTCCGCGAAGATCCTGTTGAATTCGGAGCCGCGGTTTCTGTTCGGATCAAGCTGGCCTGTGGATGCGTCGTCCGCGTCGTCGATGGCCCTGTCAGTGTGGGAACCGGGCATTCCGGATTTGGTTAATGAGTCGACGAGGAAGGTGCTGCCTCGCGCGATGAGAGATAGAGAAATGGGGCAGGAATTGGCCATCACGGTTTTGCTTAGTGGGAATTTGGAGAGTTTGAGGAAATCTGTGCATGTGGGTAGAAAGAGGGTCGATTGTGTTCTCGATGTTCATGTTCATGTCAGTGCTTATGTTCCCCCTGTGTTTGGTGCTGGGCAAAGCGGCGCACGATTGGCTTTGGTGGGAAGAGGGAGGAGTGTCGCTGCCGCAAAGTATTCGGATTGGGTAAG GCTCAGGAAGCCTCTGGAGCAGTTGAGGCCTCCTTCTGTGACTGAGCTATTGCTGTCAGATGATGGTGATCATATACTTGAGGGAACTATAACTAACTTTTTCATTGTCTGCCGCAAG GACAATGGTGAAGACAATGGGAAAGGTGTGCATTCAGGGACGAATGTTTATTCCTCTCTTGAAGTGCAGACAGCTCCTGTAAGTGATGGTGTCCTTCCTGGTGTTCTAAGGCAACTTGTGATCGA AGTATGCTTGAGCAAGGGAATTCCATTTCGAGAAGTGGCACCTTCGTGGTCAATGCATGGGCTTTGGGAAGAGGCCTTTATCACGa ATGGTTTGAGGCTTCTGCAGCATGTGGATGCAATTCTAGTTCCAAGTGAATATGCGTCACTAGAATCAAGGACCTACAAAGAGGTGTCCTGGAAAGAGAAGCAGTTTCAG GATGGTCCAGGGATGATCACGAGAATGATCCAG AAGGAGATCATGGAGAAAGCAATGTTAGAAGGGCACTTGTTGGATTCATCATGA
- the LOC104454180 gene encoding uncharacterized protein LOC104454180 isoform X3, with amino-acid sequence MSTCRFLLSNGVISQSSDAPTVASFLETHPGAYTTTRTHNDGSCILFWGRHLNRLINSAKILLNSEPRFLFGSSWPVDASSASSMALSVWEPGIPDLVNESTRKVLPRAMRDREMGQELAITVLLSGNLESLRKSVHVGRKRVDCVLDVHVHVSAYVPPVFGAGQSGARLALVGRGRSVAAAKYSDWVRLRKPLEQLRPPSVTELLLSDDGDHILEGTITNFFIVCRKDNGEDNGKGVHSGTNVYSSLEVQTAPVSDGVLPGVLRQLVIEVCLSKGIPFREVAPSWSMHGLWEEAFITNGLRLLQHVDAILVPSEYASLESRTYKEVSWKEKQFQDGPGMITRMIQEIMEKAMLEGHLLDSS; translated from the exons ATGTCGACTTGCAGGTTCCTGCTGAGCAATGGCGTCATTTCTCAGTCCTCCGATGCTCCCACCGTCGCTTCCTTCCTCGAAACCCATCCGG GGGCGTACACGACCACTCGGACTCACAACGATGGTTCCTGCATCTTGTTCTGGGGGAGGCACCTGAACAGGCTGATCAACTCCGCGAAGATCCTGTTGAATTCGGAGCCGCGGTTTCTGTTCGGATCAAGCTGGCCTGTGGATGCGTCGTCCGCGTCGTCGATGGCCCTGTCAGTGTGGGAACCGGGCATTCCGGATTTGGTTAATGAGTCGACGAGGAAGGTGCTGCCTCGCGCGATGAGAGATAGAGAAATGGGGCAGGAATTGGCCATCACGGTTTTGCTTAGTGGGAATTTGGAGAGTTTGAGGAAATCTGTGCATGTGGGTAGAAAGAGGGTCGATTGTGTTCTCGATGTTCATGTTCATGTCAGTGCTTATGTTCCCCCTGTGTTTGGTGCTGGGCAAAGCGGCGCACGATTGGCTTTGGTGGGAAGAGGGAGGAGTGTCGCTGCCGCAAAGTATTCGGATTGGGTAAG GCTCAGGAAGCCTCTGGAGCAGTTGAGGCCTCCTTCTGTGACTGAGCTATTGCTGTCAGATGATGGTGATCATATACTTGAGGGAACTATAACTAACTTTTTCATTGTCTGCCGCAAG GACAATGGTGAAGACAATGGGAAAGGTGTGCATTCAGGGACGAATGTTTATTCCTCTCTTGAAGTGCAGACAGCTCCTGTAAGTGATGGTGTCCTTCCTGGTGTTCTAAGGCAACTTGTGATCGA AGTATGCTTGAGCAAGGGAATTCCATTTCGAGAAGTGGCACCTTCGTGGTCAATGCATGGGCTTTGGGAAGAGGCCTTTATCACGa ATGGTTTGAGGCTTCTGCAGCATGTGGATGCAATTCTAGTTCCAAGTGAATATGCGTCACTAGAATCAAGGACCTACAAAGAGGTGTCCTGGAAAGAGAAGCAGTTTCAG GATGGTCCAGGGATGATCACGAGAATGATCCAG GAGATCATGGAGAAAGCAATGTTAGAAGGGCACTTGTTGGATTCATCATGA